In the genome of Streptomyces collinus, one region contains:
- a CDS encoding PucR family transcriptional regulator, with amino-acid sequence MTAARTAAALSTRSAWHEVPRFQVRRFAAIAMAEAPALAEEILREIQREYPHLPVVLDDSGEPMALVGIRRAIEVFVQHLEHSEGRPTVPPGVFQDFGRGEGLNGRSLDSLQAIYRMGVRLAWRRFADIGQRVEIPPPAMYELVDAGYEYLDGLVDQSVRGYAEAAARQAGERLRLQRRLMELLLAEHHRGDPSEALTERAARIGWPLPAKVAVGVLLRPAREAMAPAVGQGVLLDMEYEQPRMVVPEPDAAGRSELMHRALAGWSGAIGPPVPLTEAAKSLRWAEAAVRLMERDLLPSGEVLYCTEHTEALVLLQPEELIDDLALRCLAPLTHCGPTHGRRLAETLLAWLETRGGAPEVATRLGVHPQTVRYRLRQIRELWGDEIDDPDRRFELELVLRAQRLRGELGGVRGRRRGRA; translated from the coding sequence GTGACGGCCGCCCGCACCGCAGCCGCCCTCTCGACGCGCTCGGCCTGGCACGAGGTACCGCGCTTCCAGGTACGCCGGTTCGCCGCGATCGCCATGGCCGAGGCGCCCGCCCTCGCCGAGGAGATCCTCCGCGAGATCCAGCGGGAGTACCCGCATCTGCCCGTCGTCCTCGACGACTCCGGCGAGCCGATGGCCCTGGTCGGCATCCGCCGCGCCATCGAGGTGTTCGTGCAGCACCTGGAGCACTCGGAGGGACGCCCGACCGTCCCGCCCGGAGTCTTCCAGGACTTCGGCCGGGGCGAGGGCCTCAACGGGCGCTCCCTCGACTCCCTCCAGGCCATCTACCGCATGGGCGTACGGCTGGCCTGGCGGCGCTTCGCCGACATCGGCCAGCGCGTGGAGATCCCGCCCCCGGCGATGTACGAACTCGTCGACGCCGGCTACGAGTACCTCGACGGCCTGGTCGACCAGTCCGTACGCGGCTACGCCGAGGCCGCGGCCCGCCAGGCCGGCGAACGCCTGCGCCTGCAACGCCGCCTCATGGAACTGCTCCTCGCCGAGCACCACCGCGGCGACCCCTCCGAGGCCCTGACCGAACGCGCCGCCCGGATCGGCTGGCCCTTACCGGCGAAGGTCGCGGTCGGCGTCCTGCTCCGCCCCGCCCGCGAGGCGATGGCCCCCGCGGTCGGCCAGGGCGTCCTGCTGGACATGGAGTACGAGCAGCCCCGCATGGTCGTGCCCGAGCCGGACGCGGCGGGCCGCTCCGAGCTCATGCACCGGGCCCTGGCCGGCTGGTCCGGCGCGATCGGCCCACCGGTCCCGCTCACCGAAGCGGCCAAGTCCCTGCGCTGGGCGGAGGCGGCGGTCCGCCTGATGGAACGGGACCTCCTCCCCTCCGGCGAGGTCCTCTACTGCACCGAACACACCGAGGCCCTGGTCCTCCTCCAGCCCGAGGAACTCATCGACGACCTGGCCCTGAGGTGCCTGGCCCCCCTGACCCACTGCGGCCCCACCCACGGCCGGCGCCTCGCCGAGACCCTCCTGGCCTGGCTGGAAACCCGCGGCGGCGCCCCGGAGGTGGCCACCCGCCTAGGCGTCCACCCCCAGACGGTCCGCTACCGCCTGCGCCAGATCCGCGAACTGTGGGGCGACGAGATCGACGACCCCGACCGCCGCTTCGAACTGGAACTGGTGCTGCGCGCACAGCGGTTGAGGGGAGAGCTGGGAGGGGTGCGGGGGCGGCGGCGGGGGCGGGCCTGA
- a CDS encoding condensation protein, whose amino-acid sequence MTAPVRIPFPVVDEVSRHCLQEEEPETVHIEVHLPGPLDRARLRKAFLEALHRHPRILMREARGPWYRRQYEWELTPEPDVEVVTFAPPGPRALLDARTRALAAAPPLSASPPIRLEVVDSVLLLTINHTALDGPACLRVLATAAELYGGRDNAPAAPPTRPAEPRQEPPDTPAGWSPPARVAHGTPDPSPGNGMLVAELPLPHRPKGSPYTVNDQLMVTTALTIAHWNREHGARPRPLRITMPVDDRPRDTTMPIGNGTRLVEVPYAPGELDVTDMPALLRRTAERTRALKSLPRPQLGHGAALLTSPWAPVTARAALTRTLRRAAAPWTSTTLLSNIGRIPYPLDFGDEAGRAHAVWFSAPARMPRGLTVTTASTAGRLHLALRWSKALLSHGDGAHLRDLFEHYLHTTEVTP is encoded by the coding sequence ATGACGGCACCGGTACGCATTCCGTTCCCGGTGGTGGACGAGGTCTCCCGGCACTGCCTCCAGGAGGAGGAGCCTGAGACGGTCCACATCGAGGTCCACCTCCCGGGCCCCCTCGACCGGGCGCGGCTGCGCAAGGCCTTCCTGGAGGCCCTGCACCGGCATCCGCGGATCCTGATGCGGGAGGCGCGGGGGCCGTGGTACCGGCGGCAGTACGAGTGGGAGCTGACGCCGGAGCCGGACGTGGAGGTGGTGACCTTCGCCCCGCCGGGCCCACGAGCCCTGCTGGACGCCCGGACCCGGGCCCTCGCGGCAGCCCCGCCGCTGTCTGCGTCCCCGCCGATACGGCTGGAAGTGGTGGACTCGGTCCTGCTGCTCACCATCAACCACACCGCCCTGGACGGCCCGGCCTGCCTGCGCGTCCTGGCCACGGCCGCCGAGCTGTACGGCGGCCGGGACAACGCCCCGGCGGCGCCCCCGACCCGTCCCGCCGAACCCCGGCAGGAACCCCCCGACACCCCGGCCGGCTGGTCGCCCCCGGCGCGGGTGGCGCACGGCACCCCCGACCCCTCCCCGGGCAACGGCATGCTCGTCGCCGAGCTGCCCCTCCCGCACCGCCCCAAGGGGTCCCCGTACACCGTCAACGACCAGCTCATGGTCACCACGGCCCTCACCATCGCCCACTGGAACCGGGAGCACGGCGCCCGCCCCCGCCCCCTGCGCATCACGATGCCCGTGGACGACCGCCCCCGCGACACCACCATGCCCATCGGCAACGGCACCCGCCTGGTGGAGGTCCCGTACGCGCCAGGGGAACTCGACGTCACCGACATGCCGGCCCTGCTGCGCCGCACCGCGGAGCGGACCCGCGCCCTGAAATCCCTCCCACGCCCCCAACTCGGCCACGGGGCGGCCCTCCTGACCTCCCCCTGGGCACCCGTCACCGCCCGCGCGGCCCTCACCCGCACCCTGCGCCGGGCCGCCGCGCCCTGGACGTCGACGACCCTGCTCAGCAACATCGGCCGCATCCCCTACCCCCTGGACTTCGGCGACGAGGCGGGCCGCGCACACGCGGTCTGGTTCTCCGCGCCCGCCCGCATGCCGCGCGGCCTCACCGTGACCACCGCCTCCACGGCCGGCCGCCTCC
- a CDS encoding glycosyltransferase family 4 protein codes for MPQHVPSRLRAALPSASQPLSALPPHPRRIVFLAHRDLDNPSAGGSELLVDRLADGLTRLGHQVTLLCGGPAAFRDYRVVSAGGPYGHYLRARSAFTRQIGDCDLLVEVCNGMPYLAPLWHRGPTLTLVNHVHTDLWPMRFGGPLAPAARIGRRLEHWALTGAQQRSLLVAVSSSTAHALRAIGVERDRIRVVHNGVEEPGPRAERSPEPLFVAVGRLVEYKRIDLLLRLWERVRPVTGGRLVIVGDGPERGRLEQLAGPGVEFTGYVSEAEKHRLLCAAWLLLHPSAVEGWGLVVTEAAARETPAVAFDVPGLKDSVVDGETGVLARGESSFAAAWCALALSGRRRELMGKAARERAAQFRWDRTVRQFRAVATEAVRSWAP; via the coding sequence ATGCCCCAGCACGTACCGTCCCGGCTGCGTGCCGCGCTCCCCAGTGCGTCGCAGCCCCTTTCGGCGCTCCCCCCACACCCGCGCCGGATCGTTTTTCTCGCCCATCGTGATCTGGACAACCCGTCCGCCGGCGGCTCCGAGCTGCTGGTCGACCGACTCGCCGACGGACTGACCCGGCTGGGTCACCAGGTGACCCTGCTGTGCGGAGGGCCGGCCGCCTTCCGCGACTACCGGGTCGTCTCCGCCGGCGGCCCTTACGGCCACTATCTGCGCGCCCGGTCGGCCTTCACCCGGCAGATCGGCGACTGCGACCTGCTGGTCGAGGTGTGCAACGGCATGCCCTACCTGGCGCCGCTGTGGCACCGGGGGCCGACGCTGACCCTGGTCAACCACGTCCACACGGACCTGTGGCCGATGCGCTTCGGCGGGCCGCTGGCCCCGGCGGCGCGGATCGGCCGAAGACTCGAACACTGGGCACTGACCGGGGCGCAGCAGCGGAGTCTGCTCGTCGCCGTGTCCTCCTCGACCGCGCACGCCCTGCGGGCGATCGGCGTCGAGCGGGACCGGATCCGGGTCGTGCACAACGGAGTCGAGGAACCGGGGCCGAGGGCCGAGCGTTCGCCGGAGCCGTTGTTCGTCGCCGTCGGACGGCTCGTCGAGTACAAGCGGATCGATCTGCTGCTGCGGCTGTGGGAGCGGGTACGGCCGGTGACCGGCGGGCGCCTGGTGATCGTCGGGGACGGGCCCGAACGAGGCCGTCTGGAGCAACTGGCCGGGCCCGGCGTCGAGTTCACCGGATATGTCTCCGAAGCCGAGAAGCACCGGCTGCTGTGTGCGGCCTGGCTGCTGCTGCACCCGTCCGCCGTGGAGGGGTGGGGGCTGGTGGTGACGGAGGCCGCGGCCCGTGAGACGCCTGCCGTCGCCTTCGACGTGCCGGGGCTCAAGGACTCCGTGGTCGACGGTGAGACCGGCGTCCTCGCGCGGGGCGAGTCCTCCTTCGCCGCGGCGTGGTGCGCGCTCGCCCTCTCCGGGCGACGGCGGGAGCTGATGGGGAAGGCGGCGCGGGAGCGGGCTGCGCAGTTCCGGTGGGACCGGACGGTGCGGCAGTTCAGGGCGGTCGCCACGGAGGCGGTGAGGAGCTGGGCTCCGTGA
- a CDS encoding class I SAM-dependent methyltransferase: MRDPSFRRSLALFRAFLHEQDDPEACYSLLARDAVDQVESYDGPVAGRTVLDVGGGGGYFTGEFRRRGANAFLFEPDLAELGEKPPDSAVVADGYLLPVRDGAADVTFSSNVLEHVADPETFLSELARVTRPGGLIYVSFTNWLSPWGGHEWAPWHYFGADRARARYLRRTGRPAKHTLGENLFAVHIGSTLRQVRARDDVTVVSARSRYWPFLAEAVVKAPGIREFATWNLLLILRRCPT; encoded by the coding sequence GTGCGCGACCCCTCGTTCCGGAGGTCCCTCGCCCTGTTCCGTGCCTTCCTCCACGAGCAGGACGATCCCGAGGCCTGCTACTCGCTGCTCGCCCGCGACGCCGTCGACCAGGTCGAGTCCTACGACGGGCCGGTCGCCGGGCGTACCGTGCTCGACGTCGGTGGCGGCGGCGGGTACTTCACCGGGGAGTTCCGGCGCCGCGGGGCGAACGCGTTCCTCTTCGAGCCCGACCTGGCCGAGCTCGGTGAGAAGCCCCCCGACTCGGCCGTCGTCGCCGACGGGTACCTGCTGCCCGTGCGCGACGGCGCCGCCGACGTCACCTTCTCCTCCAACGTGCTGGAGCACGTGGCCGATCCGGAGACGTTCCTCAGTGAGCTGGCCCGGGTGACGCGGCCCGGCGGGCTGATCTACGTGTCGTTCACCAACTGGCTGTCGCCGTGGGGCGGGCACGAGTGGGCCCCCTGGCACTACTTCGGCGCCGACCGGGCCCGGGCCCGCTACCTGCGGCGGACCGGCAGGCCGGCCAAGCACACCCTCGGCGAGAACCTGTTCGCCGTGCACATCGGCTCCACCCTGCGGCAGGTGCGGGCCCGGGACGACGTCACGGTCGTCTCGGCGCGCTCCCGCTACTGGCCGTTCCTCGCGGAGGCCGTCGTCAAGGCGCCCGGCATCCGCGAGTTCGCCACCTGGAACCTCCTCCTCATTCTGCGGCGGTGTCCTACATGA
- a CDS encoding alpha-(1->3)-arabinofuranosyltransferase: MTTTVQAPPPAAVPTSATTAGPPDGPRSRRWLLGFWAVVFVLFLVVQPGRQTFDTKLGVTVDPGQFLADLGQLWHDRAGFGGIQDQYVGYLWPMLPFYWLCDLVRLPVWLAERLWLSLIVSVAFWGALRLAERLRVGSGTSRLLGAVAYALWPVFTTVIGSTSAAALPGAFLPWALLPLTNERYAARVAALRSALLVPFMGGVNASATLASLLPVGLYLLSRPPGPRQRKLIAWWAPAVIVVTAWWWVPLLLLGVYGENFLPYIETSQTTTDTMAATEALRGAGNWVAYLHLGEAWLPAGWAVASSVIVILCSALAAGLGLAGLARRDMPERRWLVLTVLVAAAVLLAGYGGAFGAPFHGVVQGWLDGWLSPFRNIYKFQTGVALALVLGLAHLVGVASEPRGARQVRGRRFAPLIAAVLILPGLLWPYLNGSILNPGSFQKLPTYWQATADWLEKYSPDSRALVVPATAHGVYSWGSPIDQPLDVLAESRWAQRDYVPFGTPGNRRAMDAVEQALLSGSHVPGLADYLSRAGLYYVVVRNDLDPDQIGHVPTATVKRTLEQSGYERVTGLGPVMTGGRIAQDAPLQVEGLYPRQRAVEIYRPTGEDVVRPGQAGLAPVADTAVVSGGPEALLPLAERLRGRASVLTGDNHPGLGTPAVQVVGDGLRRADTRFGLVNAGTSYTYTRDERNAPDAQQDPGEKPRQILPAEGVDHQTVAELRGARSVSASSYGNWLFHLPQYDPVNAFDGNPGTAWAEGAPDTPDGQWLRIGFTGPYDMPSSFKVTPLPQESVRAAATKVRVETEKGEKTSFLQPNGKTQRIKAPEGATGWMKLTIVDSVERRSGLTGAGFSEVDLPDVQVTRLLRLPADAENATSAATVVSLHRASDPTGLSATGTEAGLHRRFTTPAAGTYEVKASAVPVPGEEFDELLYEVAPEQQARIVATADSTARLGAGLTARNLTDGDLTTAWIAGDRPTIHLRWEGKQPVGELVLAPAGGLSARASEVHISSPDGAAIAGVDENGWVRFPPITTDRLDITITETAELTLHNPVADEDLRLPVGLTEAYLPSLDQYRTPQPDGTRKFSLPCGKGPDVALDGELYQTSARGTVRDLVERRGVEVTLCQDGRGDAEVRLPAGEHRLEGGDAGPLALTDVTLTRGTVPETAAAGRDLRIRDWLGDRRAVTVGSGAASYLTTYENFNDGWKATLDGKELTPVRLDGWQQGWRVPAGAGGDVKLSYEPATTYDAALIGSGAGIAVLLGLALWRRRAPSPDAPQPAPPLPGLWLGTVALTLVGVVIAGWFALLVPALALLAARRHTLLVPIAFAALAAAGIVAASGAGEPVGAGEGAFGHLAQLLALIGLFAALVSLRERPAPEAPTQRLPRTETGEGKPA, encoded by the coding sequence ATGACAACCACGGTCCAGGCTCCTCCCCCGGCAGCCGTCCCCACCTCCGCGACCACCGCGGGCCCGCCCGACGGCCCGCGGTCGCGGCGCTGGCTGCTGGGTTTCTGGGCCGTGGTGTTCGTGTTGTTCCTCGTGGTGCAACCCGGGCGGCAGACCTTCGACACCAAGCTCGGTGTCACGGTCGACCCGGGGCAGTTCCTCGCCGATCTGGGCCAGTTGTGGCACGACCGGGCCGGGTTCGGCGGGATCCAGGACCAGTACGTCGGCTATCTGTGGCCGATGCTGCCGTTCTACTGGCTGTGCGACCTCGTGCGGCTGCCGGTGTGGCTGGCGGAGCGGCTGTGGCTGTCGCTGATCGTGTCCGTCGCCTTCTGGGGGGCGCTGCGGCTGGCGGAGCGGCTGCGGGTGGGGAGCGGGACGTCCCGGCTGCTGGGCGCGGTGGCGTACGCGCTGTGGCCGGTGTTCACGACCGTCATCGGGTCGACGTCGGCCGCCGCGCTGCCGGGGGCGTTCCTGCCGTGGGCGCTGCTGCCGCTGACGAACGAGCGGTACGCCGCCCGGGTCGCGGCCCTGCGGTCGGCGCTGCTCGTGCCGTTCATGGGCGGGGTGAACGCGTCGGCGACCCTGGCGTCGCTGCTGCCGGTCGGGCTGTACCTGCTGTCCCGGCCGCCCGGGCCGCGGCAGCGCAAGCTGATCGCCTGGTGGGCACCCGCCGTGATCGTGGTGACGGCCTGGTGGTGGGTGCCGCTGCTGCTGCTCGGCGTCTACGGCGAGAACTTCCTCCCCTATATAGAGACCTCGCAGACGACGACGGACACCATGGCGGCGACCGAGGCGCTGCGCGGGGCCGGCAACTGGGTCGCCTATCTGCACCTCGGTGAGGCGTGGCTGCCGGCCGGCTGGGCCGTGGCCTCCTCCGTGATCGTGATCCTCTGCTCGGCGCTCGCGGCCGGACTCGGGCTGGCCGGACTCGCCCGGCGGGACATGCCCGAGCGGCGGTGGCTGGTGCTGACGGTGCTCGTGGCCGCGGCAGTGCTGCTCGCCGGGTACGGCGGGGCGTTCGGGGCGCCGTTCCACGGGGTCGTGCAGGGCTGGCTGGACGGGTGGCTGTCGCCGTTCAGGAACATCTACAAGTTCCAGACCGGTGTGGCGCTGGCGCTCGTGCTGGGTCTGGCGCATCTGGTGGGCGTGGCCTCCGAGCCGCGCGGGGCCCGGCAGGTGCGCGGCCGGCGCTTCGCCCCGCTGATCGCGGCCGTGCTGATCCTGCCGGGGCTGCTGTGGCCCTACCTCAACGGCTCGATCCTCAACCCGGGTTCCTTCCAGAAGCTCCCCACCTACTGGCAGGCCACCGCCGACTGGCTGGAGAAGTACTCGCCCGACTCGCGCGCCCTGGTCGTCCCGGCGACCGCGCACGGCGTCTACTCCTGGGGCTCCCCCATCGACCAGCCGCTCGACGTGCTCGCCGAGTCGCGGTGGGCGCAGCGCGACTACGTGCCGTTCGGCACGCCCGGCAACCGGCGTGCCATGGACGCCGTCGAGCAGGCGCTGCTGTCCGGCTCCCACGTGCCGGGGCTCGCCGACTACTTGAGCAGGGCCGGGCTGTACTACGTCGTCGTACGCAACGACCTCGACCCCGACCAGATCGGCCATGTGCCCACCGCGACCGTCAAGCGCACCCTGGAGCAGTCGGGGTACGAGCGGGTGACGGGGCTCGGGCCGGTGATGACCGGCGGCCGGATCGCGCAGGACGCGCCGCTCCAGGTGGAGGGGCTGTACCCGCGGCAGCGGGCCGTGGAGATCTACCGGCCGACGGGTGAGGACGTGGTCCGGCCCGGGCAGGCCGGGCTCGCCCCGGTCGCCGACACGGCCGTGGTGTCCGGCGGGCCCGAGGCGCTGCTGCCGCTGGCGGAGCGGCTGCGCGGGCGGGCGAGCGTCCTGACCGGCGACAACCATCCCGGGCTCGGCACGCCGGCCGTGCAGGTGGTGGGTGACGGGCTGCGGCGGGCGGACACCCGGTTCGGGCTGGTCAACGCCGGTACGTCGTACACGTACACGCGTGACGAGCGCAACGCGCCTGACGCCCAGCAGGACCCGGGCGAGAAGCCGCGGCAGATCCTGCCCGCCGAGGGCGTCGATCACCAGACGGTGGCCGAACTGCGCGGCGCCCGCTCGGTGTCGGCGTCCTCGTACGGCAACTGGCTGTTCCACCTCCCGCAGTACGACCCGGTGAACGCCTTCGACGGCAACCCGGGCACCGCGTGGGCGGAGGGCGCGCCGGACACGCCGGACGGGCAGTGGCTGCGCATCGGCTTCACCGGCCCTTACGACATGCCGTCCTCCTTCAAGGTGACGCCGCTGCCGCAGGAGAGCGTGCGGGCGGCGGCCACGAAGGTGCGGGTGGAGACCGAGAAGGGCGAGAAGACCAGCTTCCTCCAGCCGAACGGCAAGACGCAGCGGATCAAGGCGCCCGAGGGTGCGACGGGGTGGATGAAGCTGACGATCGTGGACTCCGTGGAGCGCCGGAGCGGCCTCACCGGCGCCGGCTTCTCCGAGGTCGACCTGCCGGACGTGCAGGTGACCCGGCTGCTGCGGCTCCCGGCGGACGCCGAGAACGCCACGTCGGCCGCGACCGTCGTCTCCCTGCACCGCGCCTCCGACCCGACGGGTCTGTCCGCGACCGGCACCGAGGCCGGATTGCACCGCCGCTTCACGACACCGGCCGCCGGGACGTACGAGGTGAAGGCGAGCGCGGTGCCGGTGCCGGGCGAGGAATTCGACGAGCTGCTTTACGAGGTGGCACCCGAGCAGCAGGCCCGGATCGTCGCCACCGCCGACTCCACGGCACGCCTCGGCGCGGGCCTCACGGCACGCAACCTCACCGACGGCGATCTGACGACGGCGTGGATCGCGGGCGACCGGCCGACGATCCACCTGCGCTGGGAGGGCAAGCAGCCGGTCGGCGAACTGGTCCTGGCCCCCGCGGGCGGGCTGTCCGCCCGCGCCTCCGAGGTGCACATCAGCTCCCCGGACGGCGCGGCCATCGCCGGCGTCGACGAGAACGGCTGGGTCCGCTTCCCGCCGATCACCACGGACCGGCTCGACATCACGATCACCGAGACGGCCGAGCTGACCCTGCACAACCCGGTCGCCGACGAGGACCTGCGCCTCCCGGTGGGCCTCACGGAGGCCTACCTGCCCTCCCTAGACCAGTACCGCACCCCGCAGCCGGACGGCACCCGGAAGTTCTCCCTGCCGTGCGGCAAGGGCCCGGACGTGGCGCTGGACGGCGAGCTGTACCAGACGAGCGCGAGGGGCACCGTGCGGGATCTGGTGGAGCGCCGGGGCGTGGAGGTGACCCTCTGCCAGGACGGCCGGGGCGACGCCGAGGTGCGGCTCCCCGCCGGAGAGCACCGGCTGGAGGGCGGAGACGCCGGCCCGCTCGCGCTCACGGACGTGACGCTGACCCGCGGCACGGTCCCCGAGACCGCGGCAGCCGGGCGTGACCTGCGGATCCGGGACTGGCTGGGCGACCGGCGCGCGGTCACGGTCGGCTCGGGCGCCGCCTCGTACCTCACGACGTACGAGAACTTCAACGACGGCTGGAAGGCCACCCTGGACGGCAAGGAGCTGACCCCGGTGCGGCTGGACGGCTGGCAGCAGGGCTGGCGCGTTCCGGCCGGGGCGGGCGGCGACGTCAAGCTGTCCTACGAGCCGGCCACGACGTACGACGCGGCCCTGATCGGCAGCGGCGCCGGCATCGCGGTTCTGCTGGGCCTGGCACTGTGGCGGCGCCGCGCCCCCAGCCCCGACGCGCCCCAGCCGGCCCCGCCGCTGCCCGGCCTGTGGCTCGGCACGGTGGCGCTGACGCTGGTCGGTGTCGTGATCGCGGGCTGGTTCGCCCTGCTGGTGCCGGCGCTGGCGCTGCTCGCCGCCCGGCGGCACACCCTGCTGGTGCCCATCGCCTTCGCCGCCCTGGCCGCAGCCGGGATCGTCGCGGCCTCCGGGGCCGGGGAGCCGGTGGGCGCGGGCGAGGGGGCGTTCGGGCATCTGGCCCAACTGCTGGCGCTGATCGGCCTGTTCGCGGCCCTGGTGAGCCTGCGCGAGCGACCGGCCCCGGAGGCTCCGACCCAACGGCTGCCGAGGACGGAGACGGGGGAGGGCAAACCCGCATGA
- a CDS encoding DUF3068 domain-containing protein yields MRRTTSPFSLVLLGLGTFLLVLAPLLAWYVEPRAAVNPIDIDTTAVYTGRGSVFDTDRIETVPGRKITVTQRVRGNVEDSERSGNAVWDVTTTVDTDKSLPAADPHDALDFVPHRWVMDRKTTRPVHCCGEKPYIEGEAYLKFPFDVQKRSYQWWDNTLGDTVVLRYRGTAKIQGYTGYKFTGSVPPTRTGTRMVPGSLVDQKNRPQVLAEEWYSNHGFELVVDQATGRVIYAQTGPKRTLRAPGGKKDAAVLLDSRKVSFTTATQKEAVRQAKRDSGQLRMVGTTLPIGAAVGGFVLAVVGGVLVARGRKEPESPVPADTSGTPQPTLTM; encoded by the coding sequence ATGCGCCGTACAACCTCTCCCTTTTCCCTGGTCCTGCTGGGTCTCGGTACGTTCCTGCTGGTGCTGGCGCCCCTGCTCGCCTGGTACGTGGAGCCCCGTGCAGCGGTGAACCCGATCGACATCGACACGACCGCCGTGTACACCGGCCGGGGCAGCGTGTTCGACACTGACCGGATCGAGACGGTGCCCGGCCGGAAGATCACCGTGACCCAGCGGGTGCGGGGCAACGTCGAGGACAGCGAACGCAGCGGCAACGCCGTCTGGGACGTGACGACCACGGTCGACACCGACAAGTCGCTGCCGGCCGCCGATCCGCACGACGCGCTGGACTTCGTGCCGCACCGCTGGGTGATGGACCGGAAGACCACACGGCCGGTGCACTGCTGCGGCGAGAAGCCCTACATCGAGGGCGAGGCGTACCTGAAATTCCCCTTCGACGTGCAGAAACGCTCCTACCAGTGGTGGGACAACACCCTCGGCGACACGGTCGTGCTGCGCTACCGGGGCACCGCGAAGATCCAGGGCTACACGGGCTACAAGTTCACCGGCTCCGTGCCGCCGACCAGGACCGGCACGCGTATGGTGCCCGGCAGCCTCGTCGACCAGAAGAACCGGCCGCAGGTGCTGGCCGAGGAGTGGTACTCCAACCACGGCTTCGAACTGGTCGTGGACCAGGCGACGGGCCGCGTGATCTACGCGCAGACCGGTCCGAAGCGGACCCTGCGGGCGCCGGGCGGGAAGAAGGACGCGGCGGTGCTGCTGGACAGCCGGAAGGTCTCGTTCACGACGGCGACGCAGAAGGAAGCGGTGCGGCAGGCGAAGCGGGACAGCGGGCAACTGCGGATGGTGGGCACGACGCTGCCGATCGGAGCGGCCGTGGGGGGCTTCGTGCTGGCGGTGGTGGGTGGCGTTCTCGTGGCGCGTGGGCGGAAGGAGCCGGAGAGCCCCGTTCCGGCCGATACGTCCGGTACGCCCCAGCCCACCCTCACGATGTGA